The DNA window AATATGCCGGCGTATCCAGCGGTTAATATGACGAGGATAGTTGCGACCAATAAAATGTAGTAATCCTCGTCCTTCTGGAGTTAAACTCCGATGAATCACCGATCCCATCTCTGGATAACAGGCTTTACCTACGTGCTCTAACATCCCTACAGAGACAAAAGCATCAAATTTGCTCGAAATATTGCGATAATCATCCTCAACAAATTGAACTTTATCACTGATTCCTGCTATTTTAGCCTGCTCTCGAGCATAGGTAAGTTGTTCTTTAGAAATATTGTAGGCTTGAACATTTACTCCATAATGCTTAGCCATATAGATGGCTAGAGCACCCCAGCCACAGCCTGCTTCTACCACTTTTTCTCCAGACTTAAGTTCTAATTTTCTACAAATATGCTCCATTTTTGCTATTTGTGCCGCTTCTAGCTCCATATTAGGATCTGGAAAATAAGCACAAGTATAGGACATATTTTCATCCAGCCAGAGCTTATAGAAATCATTACTAATATCATAATGATGATGAATATACCCCTTAGCTCGAGACAGAGTATTTGCTCTTGCATCAAAAATCAGTTTACGAATTTGATATCCTAATCTAGGATGATCATTAACATCCTGACTACCCCAAAATTTAATTAGGGTAACTAGATCTCCTTCGATAATAAGTTTACCGGCTACATACGCTTCACCCACATATAACTCCGGATCAATAAGGATTTTAAGCAAAGCAATTCGACTATGAACTGTAATATGGGTAGTGGCAGGTTGAATTCCACCCAAAATATGCCTTTTATCCCATAAAGTAACATCTACAGGGACATCCTTGATTAGGGATTTGATTTTGGTAATTAGCCACTGGCTAGCACCTTTTGTTACTTCTTGCGTCGCTAAAGGAGTTTGTTCCATTTTTTTTACCATGAGGCTGATACAATAAATAGAGATTAGCATGATACTTTTATAAAAAAAATATAATTCTCTATCCTTGCTAATCAAGGATAGATTAACCATTCCTTACTTTACTTTTTATTAGATAAATAATAAGTTACTTTAGAGAGAGATGTCATAGTACCCACTTAAAATCAATGCTTATAAAATATTTTACAAATTTATGCCTGTTTAAAATGGGCCCCTCAGATGCTCCTGCCTCAAGGCGAGTACTTTATCAAGTGCTAGGAATTTATGTAGGAGTAGGGTGGCTTATTTCTTTATTACATTTATCTCCTATGCAAGGAGTGCTTTCTGTATTGATTGATATTGTATTTGTTATAGGAGTAACTTGGGGGTTACTTACAGTACGAGGCTATCAGTATCGATTACTGCAAACTTTAATTGCTTTAGTAGGATCTGGAGTAATTATCAAAATCTTAGTATTTCCTCTGTTAATATATTTGAAAAAATCAACTCAACAAGCCGGGTTTTCACCCGATTTTGTGTTGTCACTTTTAGCTGGGCATATGGTATGGAGTGCCATGATAAAGGCGTATATCTTTCGTGATGCTCTTTCAGTATCCCTGACTATGGGAATTCTGATTACTATAGTTTATATTTCAATTTCAGTTAAACTGATGGGCTTTATATTTCCATTGTCAACATAGCTGGCTTATTTCTATGAAACACATTCATATACTAGGAATAGGCGGCACTTTTATGGCAGGGCTTGCTCTTCTAGCTCAGGAATCTGGCTTTCATGTGACAGGATCAGATCATAATATCTATCCTCCTATGAGCGATCAGTTAGCAGCTGCAGGTATTTCTGCTTATGAAGACTATGATTTTGCACAATTACAACCAGCACCTGATTTAGTTGTCATAGGTAATGCTCTATCTCGAGGTAATCCTGCAGTAGAGTATATTTTAGCTCAAAAAATACCTTATACTTCAGGACCCCAATGGCTTGCAGATTGCATTTTAAGAAACCGATGGGTATTAGCGGTAGCAGGCACTCATGGGAAAACAACTACGAGTAGTCTTCTTGCTTGGATATTAGAATATACCGAACGCAACCCTGGGTATCTTATTGGGGGAATTTGTAAAAATTTAAATAATTCTGCTCGATTAGGTCGAAATCCTTATTTTGTGATTGAAGCAGATGAGTATGATACTGCATTTTTTGATAAACGCTCTAAGTTTATCCACTATCACCCTCAAACACTCATTTTAAATAACTTGGAATATGATCATGGAGATATTTTTCCGAATTTAAAAGCAATTCAGCAGCAGGTACATTATCTAATACGTACTGTAGCAAATAATGGTCTAATTATTATGCCTCAAGGTAATTCTGCTTTGAATGAAGTGCTTAATATGGGGTGCTGGACTCCTGTTACTTATTTTTCTACGAACAAGGAAAAACATGATCTTACTGCCCATATTATTAATGGTGATGGTAGTAGTTTTGAAGTCTGGAATAATGATATTTATCAAGGGCAAGTTAGCTGGCAACTATTAGGGCATCACAATGTAAATAATGCACTTGCTGCGATTAGGGCAGCACTTCATATCGGAGTATCTATTCATCAATCTTGCCTCGCACTTGCACGATTTCAAGGGGTAAAAAGACGCTTAGAAATATACGGTGAAGTAGGTGGAATTACTCTTTATGATGATTTTGCTCATCACCCTACAGCAATTAAAGCAACCCTTCATGGGCTACGTGCAAAAATAGGAAAGAATCGAGTAATTACAATACTTGAACTAGGTTCTAATTCTATGAAACTAGGTATTTATCAAGATAGCTTGGCTTCTGCTCTGGCACAAGCAGAACAAATAGTAATTTACTATCCTGAGGGCCTTTCTTGGTCTTTAGATTCAGTAAAGCATGATTTAGAAGGCAAAGAATTATTAATTACAAATAGCACCCAAAAAATTGTTGATTATTTATCAGTGCAAGCCAAGTTTGGAGATCATATTGTTATTATGAGTAATCGTGGATTTGATAACCTTCATCAACGATTACTCACTGTGCTTAAAGCAAAAAACTCCTAGTGTATAACTCTAGTAAGGAAATTGCTTTAGCGATGACCGGTGCCTCAGGAATCAGTTATGGATTAAGGTTATTGGAGTGTTTGCTGAAAGCAGGCATTACTGTGCATTTAATGATTTCTCGTGCAGCTTATACTGTGGTTGCCATGGAAACGGATCTGCGGCTTCCCTCTCGTTCAAAAGATCTGCAAAGATATTTAGCAAATTATTTTTCAGTAGCACTAGAATTAATTCATTGTTATAGTGAAAATCAATGGACCTCTCCTTTAGCGAGTGGATCTCATTGTATTCCGACCATGATAGTATGCCCTTGTACTGTAGGTGCTATTTCTGCAATTGCCCGAGGCGCTAATGATAATTTGATTGAGCGAGCAGCTGATGTAATGATTAAGGAGCAGCGAAAATTAATTCTAGTGCCTAGAGAAACTCCTTTTTCAGCAATCCACTTAGAGAATATGCTTACGCTAGCACGATTAGGTACTGTTGTCCTTCCAGCAAATCCCGGGTTCTACCATCAACCACAACATATTGGAGAATTGATAGATTATATCGTAGCACGCATTTTAGATCATGCAGAAATTCCTCATCAGCTACTCGCCCGCTGGGGAGAGAATTAATTTTAATCTATATTGTGTTTTATACTTCGTTTTGAACGCCAAGCAATGGTGATGAATACCAAACCTATACCAGCAAATAGCCAGCTTAGAAGGGGGATTTCTTCCCATATAATAGGTACTGTGTTATTTACACTATAAATCACTGCTGACCCAAGTAATAAAGCTGCACCAACTACTGCAGTAGTCACTCTTAAACTTGCTCTACGTATTTCTTGATTTAATACACTAAGATCTTCAGGTGCTAATCGGATACGTAAATGACCCTTGCTAGCTTGCTTAATTACCTCATAGGTTAATAGAGGAATCTCGGGAAGGGTATTCGCCCACCTTGGCATATTCGTTTTTAATGCACTATAGGCTGCATAGGGGCCTGTCTGCTGATTCATCCATCGTTCTAAAATGGGTTTTCCTGTTTTCCATAGATCTAAATCTGGATAAAGACTACGACCTAGACTTTCAATACTAAGCAAGGTTTTTTGTAATAAAACTAGCTGAGGTTGTACTTCCATGTGAAACCTACGAGCAGTTTGAAATAAGCGTACTAAAAACTGACCAAAGGAAATATCTTTTAATGGACGATCGAAAATAGGCTCACAAACACTGCGAATTGCAGATTCAAACTCATCTACCCGAGTATCAGATGCTACCCAGCCAGCATCTACATGAAGCTCAGCTACTCGTCGATAATCATGGTTAAAAAAGGCAAGAAAATTTTCAGCAAGATAGTGCTGATCCTCTGTTCCTAATGTACCCATAATCCCAAAATCGATTGCGATATAGGAAGGATTTTCAGGATTTTTAGTAGAAACTAAAATATTCCCTGGATGCATATCTGCATGAAAAAAACTATGCTGAAATACCTGGGTAAAAAATATTTCAACTCCAGTTTCCGCTAATCGTTGAAAATTTATTTCATGGTGTTGAAGTTTTTTAATATCTCCAACAGGAATGCCATATACTCGTTCCATCACTAACACATTGGATCGGGTATAGTCCCAATAAATCGTAGGCACATAAAGGTTAGCCGATCCAGTGAAATTACGCTTTAATTGAGAAGCAGAAGCACCTTCTCGAATCATATCAAGCTCATCGTATAAGACTTTTTCTAGCTCTGCTACTACACCACGAGGATGAAGTCGAGGGCCTTCAGACCAGTATTTCTCCGCTAACCCAGCAAGAATATGTAAAAGCTCTATATCACTTTGGATGATGCGTTTAATCCCTGGTCTTACTACTTTAACAACTACTTTAGTGCCATCCTTGAGTACTGCTCCATAAACTTGAGCAATTGAGGCAGAAGCTAGGTGTTGGCTATCAAAAGATATAAATATCTTTGCAATAAGTTGCCCATAAGCTGCTTCGATAATTTTTTTAGCTTGATCATAAGGAAAAGGGGCAACTCGATCTTGCAGCAAGGAAAGCTCATCAGTAATATCACTCGGCAGTAGGTCATAACGAGTAGAAAGTATTTGCCCAAGCTTTACAAAAATAGGACCTAAATCTTCTAAAGCTCTCCGGATACGTACTCCTCTAGGGGCGCTAGAAACTGTTTTACGCCAGCGACCCGGAAGGATGTATGCTAGAAAACGTATGGGGCGAAATAAATGGGTAGCAAGAATAATTTCATCAAGCCCATGGCGTAATAAAGTCCAGTTAATATAAAAGAGGCGAA is part of the Candidatus Nitrosacidococcus sp. I8 genome and encodes:
- a CDS encoding SAM-dependent methyltransferase, which gives rise to MEQTPLATQEVTKGASQWLITKIKSLIKDVPVDVTLWDKRHILGGIQPATTHITVHSRIALLKILIDPELYVGEAYVAGKLIIEGDLVTLIKFWGSQDVNDHPRLGYQIRKLIFDARANTLSRAKGYIHHHYDISNDFYKLWLDENMSYTCAYFPDPNMELEAAQIAKMEHICRKLELKSGEKVVEAGCGWGALAIYMAKHYGVNVQAYNISKEQLTYAREQAKIAGISDKVQFVEDDYRNISSKFDAFVSVGMLEHVGKACYPEMGSVIHRSLTPEGRGLLHFIGRNYPRHINRWIRRHIFPGAYPPTLCEVISDIFEPWNFSVTDIENLRLHYAKTLENWLERFEKQTDRVKEMFDERFIRAWRLYLAGSEASFLSSRLQLFQVTFTQGTNNNLTWNRNHLYQMNGSNV
- the mpl gene encoding UDP-N-acetylmuramate:L-alanyl-gamma-D-glutamyl-meso-diaminopimelate ligase → MKHIHILGIGGTFMAGLALLAQESGFHVTGSDHNIYPPMSDQLAAAGISAYEDYDFAQLQPAPDLVVIGNALSRGNPAVEYILAQKIPYTSGPQWLADCILRNRWVLAVAGTHGKTTTSSLLAWILEYTERNPGYLIGGICKNLNNSARLGRNPYFVIEADEYDTAFFDKRSKFIHYHPQTLILNNLEYDHGDIFPNLKAIQQQVHYLIRTVANNGLIIMPQGNSALNEVLNMGCWTPVTYFSTNKEKHDLTAHIINGDGSSFEVWNNDIYQGQVSWQLLGHHNVNNALAAIRAALHIGVSIHQSCLALARFQGVKRRLEIYGEVGGITLYDDFAHHPTAIKATLHGLRAKIGKNRVITILELGSNSMKLGIYQDSLASALAQAEQIVIYYPEGLSWSLDSVKHDLEGKELLITNSTQKIVDYLSVQAKFGDHIVIMSNRGFDNLHQRLLTVLKAKNS
- a CDS encoding flavin prenyltransferase UbiX → MYNSSKEIALAMTGASGISYGLRLLECLLKAGITVHLMISRAAYTVVAMETDLRLPSRSKDLQRYLANYFSVALELIHCYSENQWTSPLASGSHCIPTMIVCPCTVGAISAIARGANDNLIERAADVMIKEQRKLILVPRETPFSAIHLENMLTLARLGTVVLPANPGFYHQPQHIGELIDYIVARILDHAEIPHQLLARWGEN
- the ubiB gene encoding ubiquinone biosynthesis regulatory protein kinase UbiB; translation: MKLYQFFRLFYINWTLLRHGLDEIILATHLFRPIRFLAYILPGRWRKTVSSAPRGVRIRRALEDLGPIFVKLGQILSTRYDLLPSDITDELSLLQDRVAPFPYDQAKKIIEAAYGQLIAKIFISFDSQHLASASIAQVYGAVLKDGTKVVVKVVRPGIKRIIQSDIELLHILAGLAEKYWSEGPRLHPRGVVAELEKVLYDELDMIREGASASQLKRNFTGSANLYVPTIYWDYTRSNVLVMERVYGIPVGDIKKLQHHEINFQRLAETGVEIFFTQVFQHSFFHADMHPGNILVSTKNPENPSYIAIDFGIMGTLGTEDQHYLAENFLAFFNHDYRRVAELHVDAGWVASDTRVDEFESAIRSVCEPIFDRPLKDISFGQFLVRLFQTARRFHMEVQPQLVLLQKTLLSIESLGRSLYPDLDLWKTGKPILERWMNQQTGPYAAYSALKTNMPRWANTLPEIPLLTYEVIKQASKGHLRIRLAPEDLSVLNQEIRRASLRVTTAVVGAALLLGSAVIYSVNNTVPIIWEEIPLLSWLFAGIGLVFITIAWRSKRSIKHNID